Proteins found in one Dermacentor silvarum isolate Dsil-2018 chromosome 8, BIME_Dsil_1.4, whole genome shotgun sequence genomic segment:
- the LOC119462332 gene encoding uncharacterized protein LOC119462332, giving the protein MQESRSSVFFLTDLNTGFRFLVDTGAEVSVLPVSPADRKRLNTSPRQAVNNTAIATYGNRSLTISLGLQRTLRWIFILADVKFAILGADFLRHLGLLVDVRNRRLQDLVSQSDVKGKPSRHTPLSPTLIKPAGPLRFTSILSEFSDLTHQRQVESPVKHNVFHHITTTGPPVHARTRRLSPEKLVVARQEFNHMLELGIIQPSSSP; this is encoded by the coding sequence ATGCAAGAAAGTCGCTCATCAGTCTTTTTCCTAACCGACCTCAACAccggcttccgcttcctcgtcgacacaggcgccGAAGTGAGCGTACTCCCAGTATCGCCCGCAGACCGCAAGCGCCTGAACACATCGCCTCGGCAAGCAGTCAACAACACGGCCATCGCCACGTACGGAAACCGCTCCCTAACCATCAGTCTGGGCCTGCAGAGAACGCTACGATGGATCTTCATACTAGCCGACGTGAAATTCGCCATCCTCGGGGCGGATTTTCTGCGCCACTTAGGACTGTTAGTCGACGTGCGTAACCGGAGGCTACAGGACCTTGTGTCACAAAGCGATGTAAAAGGCAAGCCTTCAAGACATACGCCGCTCAGCCCTACGCTGATCAAGCCAGCAGGCCCACTTCGCTTCACTTCCATACTCAGCGAATTTTCTGACCTGACGCACCAGCGCCAAGTGGAATCCCCAGTAAAACACAACGTGTTTCACCACATCACCACAACTGGACCACCGGTTCACGCTCGAACACGTCGATTGTCGCCTGAAAAACTAGTGGTGGCAAGACAGGAATTCAACCATATGTTGGAGTTGGGCATCATCcaaccttcttccagtccttgA